One window of the Salvia miltiorrhiza cultivar Shanhuang (shh) chromosome 6, IMPLAD_Smil_shh, whole genome shotgun sequence genome contains the following:
- the LOC130990772 gene encoding uncharacterized protein LOC130990772 — MLGVCDRNMKFVYSLPGWEGSAADSRVLRDAVNRRHGFRVPRGNYYLVDCGYANSEGFLAPYKGVRYHLKEWGPTNSRPQNAEELFNLRHAKARNVIERAFGIIKMRWAALRSTTYYPIKVQVRLIMACVLLENFIRSNMAVDPIEQQYDLLLQDLENTNDDQEDFVDTIESSQWWNADRDVFAQTMWQQYLHAMN; from the exons ATGCTAGGAGTATGTGATCGCAATATGAAGTTTGTGTATTCACTGCCGGGTTGGGAGGGCTCAGCTGCTGATTCACGCGTACTCCGGGATGCAGTCAACAGGCGACATGGATTTAGAGTCCCCCGCG GGAACTATTATTTGGTAGATTGTGGCTATGCAAACAGCGAAGGCTTTCTAGCACCGTATAAGGGAGTCCGTTACCATTTGAAGGAGTGGGGGCCTACTAATTCAAGGCCACAAAATGCTGAGGAGTTGTTTAACCTACGACATGCTAAGGCTCGGAATGTTATTGAGCGTGCATTTGGGATCATAAAGATGCGGTGGGCTGCACTGAGAAGTACAACTTATTATCCGATCAAAGTCCAAGTTAGGCTAATCATGGCGTGCGTTCTTCTTGAAAACTTCATTCGTTCCAACATGGCAGTTGATCCGATCGAGCAGCAGTACGATCTTCTTCTCCAAGACCTCGAGAACACCAATGACGACCAGGAGGATTTCGTTGACACAATTGAATCATCTCAATGGTGGAACGCGGACAGGGATGTCTTCGCTCAAACAATGTGGCAGCAATATTTACATGCTATGAATTAA